GATTTTTAAGAAAGACTCAGGCCAGTAGGAAAACGTGGATGAATCGAAACCCTAGCGATTGGGGGAAATGGCGGGATCAGGGGAGAGACATTACAGGGAGGTTGGGATTGATCGGGGCGGCTCGTGGGGCACAAGAAGGCGATCGGTGCGGTGGTCTGGCCATCGGCAGGCGCAAAATTCCTGCTTTATTCCACGGATTGGTTAGGTTTCttgagaaaaagagagggaacGGCAGaatagaaagagaaaagggGAGGAAGCGAGATGGGAGAGGAGATAGAGTTTTGAAATTTGAGAGGATTACATTATACCTGTAGGGATTGGGCGGCGGCTGCTGGAGGTGATGCTGCTGGGTGAAGAAAGCCATGGCCAGAGAACgcggagagccgcggagggggTAGGGGAGGGGCgggggtgagagagagagagagagagagagagagagtgaggaaTTGGATTCTAAATAGGATGAGGAAGGAGCTGTATGGTTCGGACAGCAAACATGCGGTGTTCGTAAGCGCGTTGTGCGTGATTGCGGGGTGAAAAGGCTGCAGATGTGGGGCCCACGTATCCAATTTGGACGGCTGACAAGCATCTGGATGCTTAATTTGTATGGGGAAGCCGTGGGGGCAATCCTTAGTTTGTCGTATATTTTGACGCTTTCATCTAATAATTCATTTTACCTAGCTTTCATGATAGGAACAacatttgccaaaaaaaaaaaaaaaaattatcgtcACATTTTCCTTGCATAATTGATTCTCTAAATTTCTCTCCACAAACAAATCAATTAAGAATACTCcaaatatctaaaaaaatttcaatattaatatattacaatATTTCTTGACAAAATGTTTGCAACTATTTAAAGAAATTTCATGCTGTTACAAAGggtgttctttttttcttttcttttttttgctgttttcgttacttgcttcttccatacTTGTTTTAACATGAATTTATATATAAATACTTCAAAAAACTTTAGTTTAAAAGATATTAGTTTGAGTTCTTTGGGCTATCCGACGaactgtcctttttttttttctgaatttggGATCACTCCCAAATTGTCGAATTTTTCAATGGTTTCAATTCTTTCACACTGCTTTTTCCTTGTGTGCCCCAACAATCTCATCAATCTCTGTCAGGTATTGAACTGATGAGTTTATGGCCATACAAAGTACTGCAGGCAGTTTCAATCAAGCAGGCATAAACTAGCTGCAAATATTGAAACGCCTAAGCATATAATCAGAACAAGAACAAAGACATCCATCACATAAAAAACTCACCCAATGATCGAGGAAAGAATGCTGCCATGCATACTTCAACTTAATAATTCATCTTTTAGAAAGGGGTGATGAAGTTGTTAAATAGTTGACGTATAATCGTAGCTGGGGAGGAACAAAAGATAATAAACAGACACAAATAACTATAAACAGCTCACATTCCTAAGAAACAATGGATGATTCGAACAACTCGAGCTATCATGGAGTATTTCTTGAACGCTTTTCCTATCACAGCCTTGAATCTGAAGACTTCCAGTTGATAACAAAATCAATGACCCATCCTGATATCAAATATTATTACCAATGTCCAACTATTGATTCAACCACAGAGCCTCATCCACTATTAGGTGAAAGATAAATGCTAGTAATTTACCTCCTCAGGGCTGAGTTGAATTCAGTACCAGTTAATTGTTaactaaattaaaaattaaaacaattgATACCATTAAGGAATCTGTTGGACAATGAATGTATGATGTGGGAAACCTAACACGTTAGAATCCCTCTGTAACAGAATGGACCAGCTGATCGTTCACAACAAGAAGTAGCATTCACAACCTCCGGGGGAAAAATTGGGCAGTTGGAAAGCTAGCTTCTATTCCACACATCATTAGTGCTTTTCAGGGAATCTCCAGATGAATGTAGAATTGGATTGTAGAAATACTCCAGACAAGGTCAAATTTTCCACACATCAATCTTGTTTTGCGTGATCTGAGTTGTATTAGAATTTTACACTAGAAATACTCCATATAAAACCAAAAACCATAACATGCTACATAACCACAGCCTGAATTACAAGTTGCCGTGACAAGCAGAGCCATTTCGAACATATTGTCTTGATACAGAGCAAAGCAGAAAGTCTATTTCAGCAGGTGACATATGAACCAGAAAGGGGTACTCTTGTATTTAGCCTCCACAGCAGGATCCACATGCAGGAAGAGAACCTGAAATTCAAAGTTGATGATCACATAGTTTGAATTACAAGCACAAAAAATTACTAGTAAACAATAACAACAATCGGCTCACTATGATCATTTGATCTGAGATCAGCCAATGTACGTGGCCCACGaggaccaccaccaccaccatatgGACCCCTTCCATGACTACCTCCAGGGCCTCCACCAGGGCCACCATCCCATTTCTTACTAGAGCCTGACCCTTTCTTGtattcatttgatttttccaTCTGCAAGACCAGAAGCATCCGTATCAGAAAAAGCTAAAGCCGAACCAGACATTGAAGAGGGAAGATTTCCAACAACCGTGATTCTAATTATGAGTCTTTTGACTTGCTAAGGAAGAAGGGCTTTTTTTGTcaatttttggatgaaaattcAATCCGAGAGGATCAAGATTTGCCGTACTGGCCGATACCCACATTGATACCAAACCAGTACACAGTCTCATATCGTCCCAGTATTTGGTACGCCTCATCGTCTTGTACCGTACCGCATGCTAGCACTCGGTACGCCTTGCCGTCTTATACCGTACTGTGTACCGACactataataggatggtactAGTATGGGATCCGGCATCAAGATGGCAAACCTTGGAGAGGATTGTCCATTTAATGACTCGAACGATAGAAGAACCATGAACCAAGGCTTATCAAGCACATACCGAGAACATTGTGACAAAGAATACACCAATGAAATTCACAATAGCCCAGAAGAAATCTGATATTATGCTCAACCTCCAAACAGTCCGCTTTTGTTTCACAACACCTGTAGTACATGTGCAAAACAATCTGAGGCTATATAACAATGACCAGCAATGcatattttaaaaacttttcacatcatcatcattttttaaaaaaaaaaaaatatttactacACACTTCAAGAGGCTAGAATCTTCCCATGTTTTGGTAAAATATTTACACAGATCATATCAATATCATTCGAAAAGATAGTTCCCAGTTGAACATAATGGTTACAGAAAAGTGATGTTATATGACAATacaaaataattaattactGTCAAAAGTGTCTTGTTCACAAATAATTGtttataaaataacaaaaaaatccaTGCCTCCACCATTCTAATATTTTAATTGGCTCAACAATACGAGTTGGATTAACTAAATGCAAGCCCTGATAAGAAAATTGAAATCAAGAGGTAATTCACCATATTCAAACATTGCTTTTCAATGATAAGGATACAAACACTCAACTCTTACAAATCATAGTTGTCAAATAGCCGAGGCGACTATAGGCGATAGACTAGCCTATAGCCTAGGCGGTCACCTAGGCACCTAGGTGATCGCCTAGGCACGGACTCAGCACAAATTCACTCAATCATTCTATGATCAAGTACTTCATTTTCACAATTGGATTTTTAAATATACCTTAAATTATACTGTTGTAAACATAAACAATtaagtctctctcaaaaaataCTAGAATTTGACTTTTACTCgatttattataaatataaaagaaataataacatatatttttgttgttttagcTCAGCTGGTGGAGTTTCGTGAGCTTCCTGAGCCATCTGTCTTGCTCGAGATTGGAGTTAGAAGTTGCAATTGTTGAATGAAAGGTCTTTTTGTGATTactttaatttattattttaacattataatttttattgaagcCTAGTTCAAGTTTCTTGCTCCCTTATCACTATACATGTGTCATACAAAAAAAAGATTGCAAGAGAATACTTTATATGGGATATGTTTTCGTATACATATTTAGTTACATATATGTATGAATTCTAGTTATATATACACAAAAATATGTATATAGGTGCGTGGATGTTTTTTGTTTTAACCTATactttatttatatatacaaATTATCATTAAATTTGTTCATATGCATTCATCCACAGTACATAGTCACACATGTATATATAATGTCGATATAGTTACATTTATATAAGCAATCTAATTCATTTAAGTTTATAGATTGAACCAGTACAATGTGTGCCCAGATCTCACAAACCTATTCAACACTGACATTCCTGAAAACTAAACCATCTTTAATTTATAAAGAATATACCTGTATAACATAGCAAAAATCATCTATACTGAAATCTAAAGGTAAATTTTCCCGTGAAGAAATCAGTTCCCATTATGTAGTCATGTTCTGGgccaaaattgaaatattttaggTCTAACTATGTTGGCAGGAGGGTGACAACTAGTGCACTTGATGAAGTCTTTGGCAGTTGGTACCAAGGACCCGCATGCAAACCCCACCCTCACCCCAATTTTGGCTAGGATTACTCCCGTCCTGGTTCTtgtttaaaaaataaacaaataaatgaaTTACTCCTTACTTAAAAACCTTCTTAGATGCCTCATCTCTGAATGGCCAGCCAATCCAAGAGATTCAGTGTGCTTTATTTTATTGTCCACATCACCAGTTTTCTATAGATTGGTCATCCAGAACTAGTACTCTATCAAACTGATGACAATTTAACTTACTTAAAAGAGCCACAAACCAGACTAACCTATTTCATCCTATACAGAAACCTAGAGGAAAATCAGACCCCATGTATAAAGCTAGAAGCAAAACAGATGCATCAATGAAGATTGAACTTGGTCTAGGTTGGGCTACAGATTTGTTGTATTCTGAATCAGAAGGGCTGACGTATAAAATCAAACAACGGGCATTATGGTTGTCTTCTACATGATATGCACCATTCACCAACTTTCACCTTTCCAAGGTGGATAGCTTGCCCTAGGAGTACCACTTCTCTCAACCAAGACAGCTATTCAAAGACATTCCAATGACCAAAGATAAAGCCACCACTGTGGGACCCGAATGCACATTAGATTATTTTTTGGCAACTTTGGGCTTCAGAGTAATTTAgaggaagtactttttgacATTGGCTTGGCAACCCTAGAGCTTAGATTTATAAAGTATTTAGATTTATGTATGCTAAATTGTCATGGAGGATGATGTAAAATATAATTCTTTTATGctaggaaaaaaaatagaaacatatGTACATGCACATGTTCATCCTATACATATATTGTTTCAACAAGAAACCACCAAAACAATAGGCCTACAAGATCCCAGACAATGCAATATATTTTAAATGAAATTTGATTTAATATGTTTAGTTGTTTGTTTCGCAATTTCTTGTTTTACTTATCTTtaaatttttggattttttcttGTATGAAACTATTAAAACTAGAGCTCAGACTACCCAGAATGCTGAAATTACCCAAATTGAAACCCACTTGACTCTTTGAAACTGAAAGTAAAACTGAATCTTCAATCTTGAAGAGATCATTATCATCAAACCACTTCTAGGAACAAAATGCAACTAAATTATACGATAcataaatgaaaaaataaataactcgAAGAATGATTAAGCATATGATATAGCTGAATGAAAAGCAATCAAAGAGGTGGTTCCATGACACCTCATTATGGAAAGAAATTGCTAGTAGTACATCCTTTTCTTGCCACCCAGTTTAGTAAGACCATTTTCATAATCATTGAATCCCCCATAAGCATACTCGGAGAAGAATAGAGTTCACAATACTTGCAAGattaatatatgaattaaaTTTCAATTTGGACCCTTGGAAAACCTTGATTTCCTCGATGATAAATGTAGTTCCCTATATCGTACCATACTTTCTTTCTTCCATGTAGACTCTTCATATGTCCAGGGGGATCTTGATGGCTGCTCCACATTACATTTGCTTACACTACATGACCAATAATGGAAGGTTCTAAATGGCTCAAAGTTGCCTGTTAAGAATTTAAAATGATGATGCCAGAATGAAACTAGACTGTAAAATGTCCCGAGCTTTGATAGCAACCTCTATCCACTAAGCTGACACCCCGCCGATGAAATAACTCATCTCGGTTTTTTGGTTTGCCAACAATTACAGGACAGAATTCCTTGACAACATCCACAGACCATCCAATTACAAATTAATCACAATTtcaccatttaatttatccGATAAAACGGTAAATCGCTTATTGTATTAAGAAATTGACGAGAAAGAATAAACTTCACAGCTTCACATTTCCTTAACCCTCACTGGCATAGGGAACAACTTCCTTACATGTAAGGATGACTTCTAAAACCAGACAAATGCCTACAGGTCCTAAGTTGCCAAAGGAGCAGAAACCATCTTTCAACACTAATTATTCATATCACCTTGTAATTTAATATGCAAGGAAACTATAAATGCAAATCCGCATCTGCATGCATATACATGTGGGAAAAACATCAGTAAATCTTTTGTCTGGCTCGAGCATGATGTTACCACTATATAGCATGGGAGGTTAACAAGACATCAacaatgtaccaaaaaaatagatctacaaTCTCTTTTTTACAACGATCGCACGTTCCCTTGGAAAGCGGAATTAAAATCAATGAAAGAATCAAATAGCATATCTTCAAGATGGGGTTTTCTAACTTTCTATTACCATAACCTTTTCCATCATTCTCCGTCCATATTTAGAGGGAACAAATTTTTCAATAATAACGCAATACGAGCAAAAACGACCATCACTAACTCCGTGCAGATTTATGATCATAACGATTAAAGGCACCAGCAATGGACGGATAAGAAGCATCATGACCAAAAACTTAgaaaagaaaacatatatataaatcCACAAAAATCAAGTCTCCGAATCGCAAACATCGGTCTCAAACCCTAACAAAGATGTTGATCAACAAAAGAATTAAGCAATTCGCGAACAATTATCCCAA
This is a stretch of genomic DNA from Phoenix dactylifera cultivar Barhee BC4 chromosome 9, palm_55x_up_171113_PBpolish2nd_filt_p, whole genome shotgun sequence. It encodes these proteins:
- the LOC103701820 gene encoding selenoprotein K-like, whose amino-acid sequence is MAYVENGVVKQKRTVWRLSIISDFFWAIVNFIGVFFVTMFSMEKSNEYKKGSGSSKKWDGGPGGGPGGSHGRGPYGGGGGPRGPRTLADLRSNDHSSLPACGSCCGG